A genomic window from Exiguobacterium acetylicum DSM 20416 includes:
- a CDS encoding cation diffusion facilitator family transporter produces MEQQKYDNLKRGERGAMISIAAYILLSSLKLIIGYTADSAALRADGLNNATDIIASIAVLIGLRISQRPADDDHKYGHWKSETIASLVASFIMMAVGLQVLIDTISTLFEGKQESPDILAAYVGIGSALVMYFVYRYNKKLSEEIESKAVMAAAKDNLSDAWVSVGTTIGIVGSQFGMPWLDVVTAIIVGFLICKTAWDIFTEASHELTDGFDEKKLKMYEDVIFDLEGVKGIKSIKGRNYGNNEVVDVVILVNSTLNIHQAHDIATRVEDTLTEEYGVYDIHVHVEPE; encoded by the coding sequence ATGGAACAACAAAAATACGATAATCTAAAACGCGGCGAACGCGGTGCAATGATCAGTATCGCGGCCTATATCTTGTTATCATCTTTAAAATTAATCATTGGTTATACAGCAGACTCTGCCGCACTCCGGGCGGACGGTTTAAACAATGCGACTGACATCATCGCGTCGATTGCCGTCTTGATCGGCTTACGGATTTCACAACGTCCGGCAGATGACGATCACAAGTACGGACACTGGAAAAGTGAGACGATTGCCTCACTCGTAGCTTCCTTCATTATGATGGCAGTTGGTCTTCAAGTTTTGATTGATACGATTTCGACATTGTTCGAAGGCAAACAGGAATCACCGGATATTCTCGCGGCATACGTCGGAATCGGTTCAGCTCTCGTGATGTACTTCGTCTACCGCTACAATAAGAAGTTATCCGAAGAGATTGAAAGTAAAGCCGTCATGGCAGCGGCAAAAGATAATCTATCTGATGCGTGGGTCAGCGTTGGGACGACGATCGGGATCGTCGGTTCACAGTTCGGCATGCCATGGCTTGATGTCGTGACCGCGATCATCGTCGGCTTCTTGATCTGTAAGACAGCATGGGACATCTTCACGGAAGCGTCACACGAACTGACGGATGGCTTTGATGAGAAGAAACTGAAGATGTACGAAGATGTCATCTTCGATCTCGAAGGTGTCAAAGGCATCAAGTCCATCAAAGGACGCAACTACGGCAACAATGAAGTCGTTGATGTCGTCATCCTCGTCAACTCCACCTTGAACATCCATCAAGCGCACGATATTGCGACACGTGTTGAGGATACGCTGACGGAAGAATACGGAGTTTATGATATTCACGTTCACGTCGAACCCGAATGA
- a CDS encoding MarR family winged helix-turn-helix transcriptional regulator translates to MDQTETTRSTAMMQSFWNVQRHLVRAAHQTAQENGLSLPQFHSLMTIAPRGPISQKELAAHTHLPKSTLSQSIEGLVQSGWVIRETNPDNRREVVLKLSDQGQQFVTDIKEQEKGMQRQLEQVLATIDPDVFEQMLETHAVIAEGIGQILRPDLKGGCSDD, encoded by the coding sequence ATGGATCAAACGGAAACGACCCGTTCGACTGCGATGATGCAGTCGTTTTGGAATGTCCAGCGCCATCTGGTCCGAGCAGCGCATCAGACGGCACAGGAAAACGGACTTAGTTTACCGCAATTTCATAGCTTGATGACGATTGCACCGCGTGGACCGATCTCGCAAAAAGAGCTCGCCGCACATACGCACTTACCGAAAAGTACCCTCAGTCAGTCGATTGAAGGTCTCGTCCAATCGGGCTGGGTCATTCGGGAGACGAATCCCGACAATCGACGGGAAGTCGTCTTAAAGCTTAGTGATCAAGGGCAGCAATTCGTCACTGACATCAAGGAACAAGAGAAGGGGATGCAACGTCAACTGGAGCAAGTGCTTGCGACGATTGACCCGGACGTATTCGAACAGATGCTTGAAACACACGCAGTGATTGCTGAGGGAATCGGTCAGATTTTACGTCCAGATCTGAAAGGAGGATGTTCGGATGATTAA
- a CDS encoding carbohydrate binding domain-containing protein — MKTWVALAVGTGLLLSGQTVDAKADKKETKWKLVWSDEFQANQLDRTKWTYDTGNWIKDANGQPVSPGWGNNEKQYYTTKQDNSFIRNGKLVIKAKQEKTTDDLGTYDYTSAKLKTKGLFSKTYGRYEIKAKLPTGKGLWPAFWMLPEQDKYGAWAASGEIDVMEGWGSQPDKVAGTIHYGENWPNNKYTGKDYHFPDGQRIDQWHTYAVEWEPGELRWYVDGNLYQTQNDWYSKGLNAATNYSYPAPFDQNFYLVMNLAVGGWFDGEVDATTKFPAEMEVDYVRVYDLKNRAYREPVEPTYENVTLPDGAKQPIEGNLVYDTTYEQPVTMITGNQSFDPLYWNYVTLPDFGGKGSLAIIEKEGQRMADVTIDQPGSQTYSHQLIQNVSLAQGGRYQVSFDASSTADRKMMVKVGGGAERGYTKYSNEQSIALTPSVKRHTFTFDMAAETDLAARLEFNLGLEKANVQIGNVRVEQIPRGVIDEDATKPALPDGNLVYNGTFDQGAMDRLTYWHFNGSKQTTGSVDPESRDFRYEGHGQKTTVHLTQKGLQLEAGHAYQLRFTAGAKKAKSLQVKITGAQEQLKQTTVPLTKQATTVDIPFTATQTADDNQLVFDFSGQAGKISLDDVELIDVTPVPVDPSPLKNGSFANGLTSWSSYVHYDAQAAIEAVNEAARIQIGAEGQEPWSVLLEQGNLSLAKGKTYELSFTASSTVPRPIEVTIENASYTRYFSQVEPITTTPKTYSYTFTMGQADTGALKFLMGRAEGSPFAAHDVTIDDVNLKVKE; from the coding sequence ATGAAGACATGGGTAGCACTGGCGGTCGGGACCGGTTTATTGCTGAGTGGTCAAACGGTCGACGCAAAGGCAGACAAAAAAGAAACGAAGTGGAAGCTCGTCTGGTCGGATGAGTTTCAGGCAAACCAACTCGACCGGACGAAATGGACGTATGATACGGGGAACTGGATTAAGGATGCGAACGGCCAACCCGTCTCACCGGGTTGGGGCAACAACGAAAAACAATACTATACGACGAAGCAGGACAACTCGTTTATTCGCAACGGGAAACTCGTCATCAAAGCGAAGCAGGAAAAGACGACGGATGATCTCGGTACATACGATTACACGTCAGCGAAGCTAAAGACGAAAGGATTGTTCAGTAAGACGTACGGTCGTTATGAAATCAAAGCGAAGCTCCCGACCGGAAAAGGGCTTTGGCCGGCGTTCTGGATGTTACCGGAGCAAGATAAGTATGGCGCTTGGGCAGCGTCCGGTGAGATTGATGTGATGGAAGGTTGGGGCAGTCAGCCGGACAAGGTTGCCGGAACGATTCACTACGGAGAAAATTGGCCGAACAATAAATATACGGGGAAAGACTATCACTTCCCAGACGGACAACGCATCGACCAATGGCATACGTACGCGGTCGAGTGGGAGCCGGGTGAGCTCCGCTGGTACGTCGACGGCAATCTCTATCAAACACAAAACGATTGGTACAGCAAAGGTTTGAACGCGGCGACGAACTATAGTTATCCGGCACCGTTCGACCAAAACTTCTATCTCGTCATGAACCTCGCCGTCGGCGGTTGGTTCGATGGAGAAGTCGATGCAACGACGAAGTTCCCAGCCGAGATGGAAGTCGACTACGTCCGTGTCTATGACTTAAAAAATCGAGCGTACCGCGAACCGGTCGAACCGACCTACGAAAACGTGACGTTACCGGACGGAGCCAAACAGCCGATCGAAGGGAATCTCGTCTACGACACGACATATGAACAACCGGTCACGATGATCACCGGGAATCAGTCGTTTGATCCGCTGTACTGGAACTACGTCACGCTCCCAGACTTCGGTGGGAAAGGAAGCCTTGCGATCATTGAAAAAGAAGGGCAACGGATGGCAGACGTCACGATTGATCAGCCTGGTTCACAGACGTATTCTCACCAACTGATTCAAAACGTATCCCTTGCGCAAGGTGGACGTTACCAAGTCAGCTTTGACGCGAGCAGCACAGCAGACCGGAAGATGATGGTCAAAGTCGGCGGTGGAGCAGAGCGTGGCTACACGAAATATTCGAATGAACAGTCGATTGCACTGACACCGAGCGTCAAACGGCATACGTTCACGTTTGATATGGCAGCAGAGACGGACCTCGCAGCGCGTCTGGAGTTCAACCTCGGACTTGAGAAAGCCAACGTTCAGATCGGGAACGTCCGTGTCGAGCAGATTCCACGCGGTGTCATCGATGAAGATGCAACAAAACCGGCACTCCCGGACGGGAACCTCGTCTATAACGGGACGTTCGATCAAGGGGCGATGGATCGTTTGACGTATTGGCACTTCAACGGTAGCAAGCAGACGACAGGGTCTGTTGATCCCGAGTCACGTGATTTCCGTTATGAAGGGCATGGTCAAAAAACGACGGTGCACTTAACACAAAAGGGACTTCAACTGGAAGCTGGGCATGCGTATCAGCTTCGATTCACGGCAGGTGCGAAAAAAGCGAAATCACTTCAGGTGAAAATCACTGGGGCACAAGAGCAATTGAAACAGACGACTGTACCGTTGACGAAACAAGCAACGACTGTCGACATTCCGTTCACAGCTACACAAACGGCAGACGACAATCAGCTTGTGTTTGACTTCAGTGGACAAGCCGGAAAAATCTCGCTCGATGATGTGGAGTTGATCGATGTCACACCAGTTCCGGTCGATCCGTCACCACTGAAGAACGGTTCGTTTGCGAACGGATTGACGTCGTGGTCGTCATACGTCCACTATGATGCACAAGCCGCTATCGAAGCTGTCAATGAAGCCGCACGCATCCAAATCGGAGCGGAAGGACAAGAACCATGGAGTGTCTTGCTCGAGCAAGGAAACTTGTCACTCGCAAAAGGTAAAACATATGAGTTGAGCTTCACAGCATCGTCGACTGTACCGCGTCCGATCGAAGTAACGATCGAAAATGCTTCGTATACGCGTTACTTCAGTCAAGTCGAGCCGATTACGACAACACCGAAAACGTATAGCTACACCTTTACGATGGGACAAGCCGATACAGGGGCGTTGAAATTCTTGATGGGACGTGCGGAAGGTTCACCGTTCGCCGCGCATGACGTGACGATTGATGATGTGAATCTCAAAGTGAAGGAATGA
- a CDS encoding carbohydrate ABC transporter permease: MERNAEARRIVPQTEEQPERSERPLKLTPPSKQKKAWFGKSVIYIGLVVLTIACIIPFLMMIINATRSNEEVLSGFSLIPGNSLAENYAALSSYVNIWSGFKNSLIIAVLVTVLSGYFSALTAFGFAFYQFKGKNAMFVFMLVMMMVPGQLGLIGFYELSKNLGLLDSYIPLIIPAIASPFTVFFVRQYVQTVLHPSLIEAARMDGASEFRIFHTIALPMMMPAIATMSIFTFIGSWNNYIMPLVLLFSPEKYTLPVLMGFLKGSQVAENLGSLYLGIAISVVPIMIAFLFLSKYIVSSISAGAVKE, encoded by the coding sequence ATGGAACGAAATGCAGAAGCACGTCGGATCGTGCCACAAACGGAGGAACAACCGGAGCGTTCTGAACGCCCGCTCAAGTTGACGCCACCATCGAAACAAAAGAAAGCCTGGTTCGGTAAAAGTGTCATCTATATTGGTCTCGTCGTCTTAACGATCGCCTGTATCATCCCGTTTCTCATGATGATCATCAACGCGACGCGCTCGAACGAAGAAGTCTTGTCCGGATTCTCGTTGATTCCGGGGAACTCGCTCGCCGAGAACTATGCGGCGCTCAGTTCATACGTCAACATCTGGTCCGGTTTCAAGAACAGTTTGATCATCGCTGTCCTCGTCACCGTCTTATCAGGGTATTTCTCGGCGTTGACAGCATTCGGATTCGCCTTCTATCAGTTCAAAGGAAAGAATGCGATGTTCGTCTTCATGCTCGTCATGATGATGGTTCCGGGTCAACTCGGTTTGATCGGGTTCTATGAACTAAGTAAGAATCTCGGCTTGCTTGATAGCTATATCCCATTGATTATTCCGGCGATCGCAAGTCCGTTCACGGTCTTCTTCGTCCGACAATATGTCCAGACCGTTCTGCATCCGAGTTTGATCGAGGCAGCAAGGATGGACGGGGCGAGTGAGTTCCGGATTTTCCATACGATTGCTTTGCCGATGATGATGCCGGCGATCGCGACGATGTCGATCTTTACGTTCATCGGTTCATGGAACAACTACATCATGCCGCTCGTCTTACTCTTCTCCCCAGAGAAGTACACGTTACCGGTCTTGATGGGCTTCTTAAAAGGATCACAAGTCGCGGAGAACTTAGGCTCGCTCTATCTCGGAATCGCGATTTCCGTCGTACCGATCATGATTGCCTTCTTGTTCCTCTCGAAATATATCGTCAGCAGTATCTCGGCAGGTGCCGTTAAAGAATAA
- a CDS encoding RNA polymerase sigma factor has protein sequence MTSRQIRKREKAFVRFLKQYKPNLYWLAYSYMKNEQDSLDVIQDSIQKALQSLDRLEDDERMKAWFYQILTRTAIDAIRKRQHSVSYDTDRLIELVATKEDTYPDSDLRQALEELPVMYREVVILHYFEDLILKDVATILELNLSTTKSRLYKGLTLLKMKLNGDDLDVEQTR, from the coding sequence ATGACCTCTCGCCAAATCAGAAAACGGGAAAAAGCATTCGTCCGTTTTTTGAAGCAATATAAACCGAACTTATACTGGTTAGCCTACAGTTATATGAAAAATGAACAGGATAGTTTGGATGTCATCCAAGACAGCATCCAAAAAGCGTTACAATCACTCGACCGACTTGAAGATGATGAACGGATGAAAGCCTGGTTCTATCAGATTTTGACACGAACAGCGATTGATGCGATTCGGAAGCGGCAGCATAGCGTCAGTTACGATACGGATCGATTGATTGAACTCGTCGCAACAAAAGAAGATACATATCCGGATTCCGATTTGCGACAAGCACTAGAAGAGTTACCGGTCATGTACCGGGAAGTCGTCATCTTGCACTATTTCGAGGATTTGATCTTAAAAGACGTCGCGACAATTTTAGAGCTGAATTTAAGTACGACCAAGTCCCGACTTTATAAAGGACTGACATTACTGAAAATGAAATTGAATGGAGATGATCTAGATGTCGAACAAACTCGATGA
- a CDS encoding RsiV family protein: MSNKLDDLKQAYQQPPVPKELEAMIAQVEHRIRPSRTKRSVLITAAAIILFVGGLNSNTSFADAMAKVPVLGQLTEIVTIDWKETKTQQSADIEAPQVTLPDKALEQQLNEKYIAEGQALYEKFKQETNGQEGAFAVDSRYDVKTDTDDLLSIGRTVTETRASAAESVQYDTVDKKQQLILTLPSLFKDDGYITTISDYLKEEMRRQMKADEGKVYFVEGTPDVSKDEQFKQISAKQNFYITADHKLVLSFDEYSIAPGYMGIVEFKIPTSILKDDLVSSTYIR, from the coding sequence ATGTCGAACAAACTCGATGATCTGAAACAGGCTTACCAACAACCACCGGTCCCAAAAGAACTCGAAGCGATGATTGCTCAAGTCGAGCACCGGATTCGTCCCTCACGGACGAAACGATCCGTTTTGATTACAGCGGCCGCGATCATATTATTCGTTGGTGGATTAAATAGCAATACATCATTTGCAGACGCAATGGCGAAGGTGCCGGTCCTCGGTCAACTGACCGAGATCGTAACGATCGACTGGAAAGAGACGAAGACACAACAGTCGGCTGATATCGAAGCGCCTCAAGTGACGTTACCGGATAAGGCACTCGAGCAACAACTGAACGAAAAGTATATCGCGGAAGGACAAGCGCTCTATGAAAAGTTCAAACAGGAGACGAACGGACAGGAAGGGGCATTTGCCGTCGATAGCCGTTATGACGTTAAGACGGATACGGACGATTTGTTGTCGATCGGGCGAACCGTCACCGAGACACGGGCAAGTGCAGCGGAAAGCGTCCAGTACGATACGGTTGATAAGAAACAACAGCTCATCCTGACGTTACCGTCCTTGTTCAAGGATGACGGATACATCACGACAATCAGTGATTATCTAAAAGAAGAGATGCGTCGCCAAATGAAGGCAGATGAAGGAAAGGTTTACTTCGTCGAAGGAACACCAGATGTATCGAAGGACGAGCAGTTCAAACAGATTTCAGCGAAGCAAAACTTCTATATTACGGCAGACCACAAATTAGTCCTGTCGTTTGATGAGTACAGTATCGCTCCAGGATATATGGGCATCGTCGAGTTTAAGATTCCGACGTCAATCTTAAAAGACGACCTCGTCAGTTCGACCTATATTCGTTGA
- a CDS encoding ASCH domain-containing protein produces the protein MRHEMGLFEEPFRSIEQGRKTVEIRLNDPKRQQVKVGDQIQFTHAETSETLLVRVTKRQVFPDFRALYEHIPNEAIDCVGWSLDELVTSTYTIYSPEAEQQYGALALHIELLS, from the coding sequence ATGAGACATGAAATGGGATTATTTGAAGAACCGTTTCGTTCGATTGAACAAGGACGAAAGACCGTCGAGATTCGATTGAATGATCCAAAACGGCAACAGGTAAAAGTCGGTGACCAGATTCAGTTCACCCATGCGGAAACGAGCGAGACGCTACTTGTTCGTGTAACAAAACGACAGGTCTTTCCTGATTTCCGAGCGCTTTATGAACACATACCGAACGAAGCTATCGACTGTGTCGGTTGGTCGCTCGACGAACTCGTGACGTCAACCTACACGATCTATTCACCAGAAGCTGAGCAACAGTACGGGGCACTGGCTCTTCACATCGAGTTGCTGTCATAA
- a CDS encoding excalibur calcium-binding domain-containing protein → MKKWSRLVLAGVVSLALIHVPAASEAATKAKAFKNCTEMQKTYKGGVAKKAGLKNRTGYDKNGKPIYKATKYKAYVSLATYNLNTKSDRDKDGIACER, encoded by the coding sequence ATGAAAAAATGGAGTCGGCTCGTACTAGCGGGTGTCGTCAGTCTCGCCTTGATCCATGTTCCAGCAGCCAGTGAAGCGGCAACGAAAGCAAAAGCCTTTAAGAACTGTACGGAAATGCAGAAGACGTACAAAGGCGGCGTCGCGAAAAAAGCGGGTCTAAAAAATCGGACAGGGTATGACAAGAACGGAAAACCGATCTACAAAGCAACAAAGTACAAAGCATACGTGAGCCTTGCGACGTATAACTTAAACACGAAGAGCGACCGGGATAAAGACGGTATCGCGTGTGAACGTTAA
- a CDS encoding thioredoxin family protein, whose protein sequence is MAEFIKSEETFKELISSDAPVIIKFEADWCPDCKRMDYFMPDVESQFDHLPIHTIDKDEFPEIASNHDVMGIPSLLVFKNNEKLAHLHSANAKTPEEVTAFLKQNFN, encoded by the coding sequence ATGGCAGAATTCATTAAGAGTGAAGAAACATTCAAGGAATTGATTTCAAGTGATGCACCGGTCATCATCAAGTTCGAAGCAGACTGGTGCCCGGACTGCAAACGGATGGATTACTTCATGCCGGACGTCGAGTCACAATTCGACCACTTACCAATCCATACGATCGACAAGGATGAGTTCCCTGAAATCGCATCGAACCATGATGTCATGGGAATCCCAAGCTTGCTCGTCTTCAAAAACAATGAAAAACTGGCCCACTTACACAGTGCAAATGCCAAAACACCAGAAGAAGTTACAGCATTCCTGAAACAAAACTTTAACTAA
- a CDS encoding carbohydrate ABC transporter permease has protein sequence MKKLDRHGYLFIAPFWIVFLIFSIYPVALTFYYSFTNYTGAEGEQLVGLANYTRLLGDTYFIEAFFNTLKIWGLNFILQIGGALLLALLFSDLQLKLKGLAFFRATFYLPNLITISSVALLFGILLDWQHGSLNMMLMKIGIISEPINWLTQPVTAQISVSLILTWMWLGHSFIVVMAGVSGISKDYFEAALIDGATRWQIFSRITLPLLKPILLYIMITSLIGGLQLFDLPMLITDGVGAPDGALNTMVLYLYNQAFKYNNYGYAAAVAYGLFAITLVFSIIVFKGMFRKERSPKGA, from the coding sequence GTGAAAAAACTCGATCGCCATGGGTATCTGTTCATCGCACCGTTTTGGATTGTCTTCTTGATTTTCAGCATCTATCCGGTTGCCTTGACTTTCTATTACAGCTTCACGAACTACACGGGCGCTGAAGGCGAACAACTCGTCGGACTCGCGAACTATACGCGGTTACTCGGGGATACGTACTTCATCGAAGCGTTCTTTAACACTCTGAAGATTTGGGGTCTGAACTTCATCCTTCAGATTGGCGGCGCTTTACTACTCGCCTTGTTGTTCTCGGATCTCCAATTGAAATTAAAAGGACTTGCCTTCTTCCGGGCGACGTTCTACTTACCGAACTTGATCACGATCAGCTCGGTCGCCTTATTATTCGGCATCTTGCTCGACTGGCAGCATGGTTCACTGAACATGATGTTGATGAAAATCGGAATCATCTCGGAGCCGATCAACTGGTTGACGCAACCGGTGACCGCACAAATTTCCGTCTCGCTCATCCTGACATGGATGTGGCTCGGTCACTCGTTCATCGTCGTCATGGCGGGCGTTTCCGGGATCTCGAAGGACTACTTCGAAGCAGCCTTGATTGACGGGGCGACACGTTGGCAGATCTTCTCACGCATCACGTTGCCACTCTTAAAACCGATTTTGCTCTACATTATGATCACGTCGTTGATCGGTGGTCTGCAATTGTTCGACCTCCCGATGTTGATTACGGATGGTGTCGGTGCGCCAGATGGTGCCTTGAACACGATGGTGCTCTATCTCTATAACCAAGCTTTCAAATATAACAACTATGGCTACGCCGCTGCTGTCGCATACGGACTGTTTGCCATCACGCTCGTCTTTTCAATCATCGTCTTCAAAGGGATGTTCCGAAAAGAACGTTCGCCGAAAGGAGCCTGA
- a CDS encoding GH1 family beta-glucosidase, producing the protein MKFAPDFVFGTATSSYQIEGAHNEGGRTPSIWDAFCEEDGKVFEKHNGDVACDHYHRYEEDIQHIKRLGVDTYRFSIAWPRIFPQKGVYNPEGMAFYKKLATRLRAEGIKPAVTLYHWDLPLWAHEEGGWVNRASVDWFLDFARACFTELDGIVDSWITHNEPWCAGFLSYHLGQHAPGHTDMNEAVRAVHHLLLSHGKAVELLKGEFKSVTPIGITLNLAPKYAKTDSVNDQLAMNNADGYANRWFLDPVFKGQYPVDMMNLFSKYVHSYAFIEEGDMETISVPCDFFGINFYSRNLVEFSAANDFLQKDAYSDYDKTGMGWDIAPSEFKDLIRRLRAEYTDLPIYITENGAAFDDELVDGRVADQNRIDYVAQHLQAVSDLNEEGMNIQGYYLWSLLDNFEWSFGYDKRFGILYVDFETQERIWKDSAHWYAGVIEQHKATIPQEA; encoded by the coding sequence ATGAAATTTGCACCAGACTTCGTATTCGGAACGGCGACGTCGTCGTATCAGATCGAAGGCGCCCACAACGAAGGCGGACGTACGCCTTCTATCTGGGATGCCTTCTGTGAGGAGGACGGAAAAGTCTTCGAAAAACATAACGGCGATGTCGCTTGTGACCATTACCATCGTTATGAAGAAGACATTCAGCACATTAAACGTCTTGGCGTCGACACGTACCGCTTCTCGATTGCCTGGCCACGGATCTTCCCACAAAAAGGGGTTTACAATCCGGAAGGCATGGCGTTCTATAAGAAACTCGCGACACGTCTGCGGGCTGAAGGCATCAAGCCAGCCGTGACGTTGTACCACTGGGACTTACCACTTTGGGCACATGAAGAAGGCGGCTGGGTCAACCGGGCATCGGTCGACTGGTTCCTCGACTTCGCCCGTGCGTGTTTCACGGAACTCGACGGGATCGTCGACTCGTGGATTACACATAATGAACCTTGGTGTGCCGGGTTCCTCAGCTACCATCTCGGGCAACATGCACCGGGTCACACGGATATGAACGAAGCTGTTCGTGCCGTGCACCACTTATTGTTATCGCACGGAAAAGCCGTCGAGCTGTTGAAGGGTGAGTTCAAATCGGTCACACCGATCGGTATCACGTTGAACTTGGCACCGAAGTATGCGAAGACAGATTCTGTCAACGATCAGCTGGCCATGAACAATGCAGACGGATATGCGAATCGGTGGTTCCTCGATCCAGTCTTCAAAGGTCAGTATCCAGTCGACATGATGAACCTGTTCTCGAAATACGTCCATTCGTACGCCTTCATCGAGGAAGGCGACATGGAGACGATCTCCGTTCCATGTGATTTCTTCGGGATCAACTTCTATAGCCGCAACCTCGTCGAGTTCAGTGCTGCGAACGACTTCCTGCAGAAGGATGCGTACTCGGATTATGACAAGACAGGCATGGGTTGGGATATCGCCCCGAGCGAATTCAAGGACTTGATTCGTCGTTTGCGCGCCGAGTACACGGATTTACCGATCTACATCACGGAAAACGGTGCGGCATTCGACGATGAATTGGTCGATGGTCGCGTCGCTGACCAGAACCGGATTGATTACGTCGCACAACACTTGCAAGCCGTGTCTGATTTAAACGAAGAAGGGATGAACATCCAAGGTTATTATCTCTGGTCACTGCTCGATAACTTCGAGTGGAGCTTCGGCTACGATAAGCGCTTCGGAATTCTCTACGTCGATTTCGAGACACAGGAACGAATTTGGAAAGACAGCGCCCACTGGTATGCGGGCGTCATCGAGCAACATAAGGCAACGATTCCGCAAGAAGCGTGA